The following DNA comes from Streptomyces sp. NBC_00690.
CCGGCGAGGCCAAGGACGCACTGGAGGCCGCCGGCTTCCAGGTGAAGACCGAGAAGAGCTTCCCGTACCTCGGTGACACGGTGGAGAGCCAGTCACCCGGTGGTGGCGACGAGGCGCCCGAGGGCAGCACCATCACCATCAAGATCAAGGGTCTGTGATCGCCGTGTCCCGGTGAGCCGCCGCGCCTCGACTGCTGGCCGTCGACGACAAACCCTGCCTCGATGCTGATGTCGATACCGCGTGCCGCATACCGCGTGCCGTCGCAGGGTTCCCGTCGATCGCGAACGTGCCCGCCACCCCCCGTCCCACTTGCCCCACCCGTCTCCCGGTGAGAACAGCGAGAATCGAGAACCGCATGCGCAACCCCGTCGGCGGCCATGTCCCCGTGGCGGGAGGTCTCGCGACCATCGGCCTCGGCTACGCCCGTGAGTTGAAGGCCGAGGCCGTCCAGGTCTTCGTGGCCAATCCACGCGGCTGGGCGACCCCGTCGGGGAACCCCGCACAGGACGAGCAGTTCCGTGCCGGGTGCGCCGAGGCCGGACTGACGGCCTGGGTCCACGCTCCCTATCTGATCAACTTCGGGTCGCACACCGAGGCGACCGCCGAGAAGTCGGTGGAATCGCTGCGGCACTCCTTGCGCCGGGGACGGGAGATCGGCGCACAGGGCGTCGTCGTCCACACCGGTTCGGCGACCGGGGGCCGTACTCGTGAGGTGGCGTTGGCCCAGGCGAGGGAGTTGATGCTGCCGCTGCTGGATGAGCTGACCCATGACGACGATCCGTTTCTGCTGCTGGAGTCCACCGCCGGGCAGGGCTTCTCGCTCTGTTCGCGAGCGGAGGACTTCGGCCCCTACTTCGAAGCCCTGGACGCCCATCCCAAGCTCGGCATCTGCTTGGACACCTGTCACATCCATGCCGCGGGCCACGATCTCGCGGACCCGCTCGGGGTGCAGCGGACGCTCGACCTCCTGGTGAAGACGGTGGGTGAAGGGCGGCTGAAACTGATTCACGCCAATGACTCCCAGGAGGCTGCCGGTGCGCGCAAGGACCGGCACGCGAACATCGGCGCCGGTCACATCGGGGTGGAGGCGTTCCGGGAGTTGCTGCGCCATCCCGCGACCGACGGCGTGCCGCTGGTCATCGAGACGCCCGGGGGGCCACAGGGGCACGCGGCCGATGTGGAGCGGTTGAAGAGCCTTCGCTGATGACGAATACCCTATAGGGGTATAGGGTTTCCGTCGTTGACCGGAACCGCACACCTGACTTTGGGGATCCCTCATGCAGCACGACGCTCACGCCCATCGGGCGGGTCATGACCGGAGCGCGGACGGCACGAGCCACCAGCACACAGAGCACGCCCACCCAGAGCACGCCGGACACGCCCAGCGCTCAGAGCCCGATCCTCCAGAGCACGTCGAGCACTCAGTGCACACCGGGCACTCGCAGCCCGAGCACACACCTGGCAGGGCGGATCACAGCGGCCACGACAGCCACACCGGGCATGCGACTGAGGGCGGCGTCAGTTGGTCCATGGCCGCCCGGGCGACCCTCCACTGCCTCATAGGCTGCGCCATCGGCGAAGTGCTGGGCATGGTGATCGGCACGGCCCTCGGCTGGCACAACGTTCCGACGATGGCGCTCGCGATCTTCCTGGCCTTCATCTTCGGCTACTCATTCACCATGATCACGATTCTGCGCGCCGGCCTGAGCTTCAAGGCCGCGGTCAAGGTCGCCCTGGCCGCCGACACGCTCTCCATCCTGGTCATGGAGATCACGGACAACAGCGTGCTCGCCCTCTGGCCCGGAGCCATGCACGCCCAACTGTCCGATGGCTTGTTCTGGTACGCACTGGCGATCGCCTTCGCGGTCGCCTTCCTGGTCACCACCCCGGTGAACAAGTGGCTGATCGGCCGGGGCAAGGGCCATGCCGTCATGCATCAGTTCCACTGACGCGAGCAGCACCGCACGACGAAGGGCCCGGCATCCGCCGGGCCCCTTGTCATATTTCAAGACAACACATACGGGCCGCTTCGACACGTGTCACTTACAACTCTGGACCGTCCCCGGGCTCCTCTTGGTAGGAGTACCGCTGCTCCTCCCAGGGGTCGCCCAGATTGTGATAGCCGCGCTCTTCCCAGAACCCGCGACGATCCGCCGTCATGTACTCCACGCCTCGGACCCATTTAGGACCCTTCCAGGCATAGAGATGGGGAACCACCAGTCGAAGCGGAAACCCATGCTCCGCCGTGAGCAGTTCGCCGTCCTTGTGCGTGGCGAAAATCGCTCGCTCGGCCATGAAGTCGGAGAGCCGCATATTTGCACTGAAGCCGTACTCGGCCCAGACCATGACATGCGTGACATCGTCGGCGGGTGGCGCGAGTTCAACGATGGTCCGGGCGGCCACACCGCCCCATTCGGCCCCCAGCATGCTGAACTTCGTCACGCAGTGAAGATCGGCCACCACCGTGGAGAACGGCAGTGCGGAGAACTCCTCATGGTTCCAGCAGTGCTTGTCCCCGTCGGCCGTCGCCCCGAAAACCCTGAATTCCCAACGGTCCGGCTTGAATTTGGGGACCGGGCCGTAGTGGGTGACTGGCCAACCGCGCTGGACTCGCTGTCCCGGTGGAAGCGTGGACTCCTCTGCTGCGCGGTAATCCCGGCTCTCCGGCTGACCCATGCGTTCCATGGTGACAGACCGGGAGGGGTGGTCATGACCAGGTCTGGCCCGATTCGGGCAACTCCTACTAAGGAGGCACTTACTGGACGGCTCACTACGGCAATGCAAGGATGCGCGAACCTGCCCCCGAGCCACACACGTGGAAGGAGCTTCTGCGATGCAGGGCGACCCCGAGGTCATCGAGTTTCTCAATGAGCAGCTTACGGCCGAGCTGACGGCGATCAACCAGTACTTCCTCCACGCGAAGATGCAAGAGAACTTCGGCTGGACGAAGCTTGCCAAGTACACCCGGGCTGAGTCGTTCGATGAGATGAAGCATGCAGAGGTGCTGACCGACCGCATCCTCTTCCTCGACGGCCTTCCGAACTACCAGCGACTGTTCCATGTGCGGATCGGTCAGACGGTGACCGAGATGTTCCAGGCCGACCGACAGGTCGAGGTCGAGGCGATCGACCGTCTCAAGCGCGGCATCGACGTCATGCGCGCCAAGGGCGATGTGACGTCGGCGAACATCTTCGAGTCGATCCTTGAGGACGAGGAACACCACATCGACTATCTCGACACCCAGTTGGAACTGGTCGAGAAGTTGGGCGAACCGCTGTACATCGCCCAGCTCATCGAGCAGCCGGAGAGCTGAGCACTCTCCATCGAGACGCATGCTCGGGCCATGGGCCTGGGCGGGTGCTTGGGACGGACCGGTGGATGACCATCGTCGGATCGTCGGGCATCGCGTCAGGCGGCTTCGTTCAGCTCCGATACGACGCTCAGGGCCGGCTGGCCCTGGTCGAGCAGCTCACGCCGCGGGCAGTTGCCCCGGCCGAGGATCGACTGGATGCGTCGCACACAGGACCCGCAGTCGGTGCCGGCTTTGCAGGCGGACGCTATTTGGCGCGGAGTGTGGGCGCCGGCGTCAGCGTGTTCCTTCACCTGCTTCTCGGTGATGCCGAAGCACGAGCAGACGTACACGCGGGTCACCTCCCCGACGGGCCGATGGGTCTAGGGCGTGCCTTTTCCGATTGATCGTCCCGATTGATCGGTGAGGCAAACCTAACCTTACCCGCCTTGGGGGTGGCTGAAAACAGTGTGGGGCACGTATCACATGGATACGTGCCCCACACCTCTGTCAAAGCCCGCTGATCAGCTCACTGGTCGCGGTACATCTCGGCCACGAGGAAGGCCAGGTCCAGCGACTGGCTGCGGTTCAGCCGGGGGTCGCAGGCCGTCTCGTACCGCTGGTGGAGGTCGTCGACGAAGATCTCGTCGCCACCGCCCACGCACTCGGTGACATCGTCACCGGTCAGCTCGACATGGATGCCGCCGGGGTGGGTGCCGAGTGCCTTGTGGACCTCGAAGAAGCCCTTGACCTCGTCGAGGACGTCGTCGAACCGTCGCGTCTTGTGGCCGGATGCGGCCTCGAAGGTGTTGCCGTGCATCGGGTCTGTGACCCAGGCGACGGTCGCACCCGACGCGGTGACCTTCTCGACCAGCTCCGGAAGCTTGTCGCGGACCTTGTCGGCGCCCATGCGGACGATGAAGGTCAGCCGGCCCGGCTCCCGGTCGGGGTCGAGACGGTCGATGTACTGGAGGGCGTCGTCCACCGTGGTGGTCGGGCCCAACTTGATGCCGATGGGGTTGCGGATCTTCGAAGCGAACTCGATGTGCGCCCCGTCCAGCTGACGGGTGCGCTCGCCGATCCAGACCATGTGGCCGGAAACGTCGTACAAGTGGCCCGTGCGCGAGTCGATCCGCGTCAGTGCCGACTCATAGTCGAGCAGCAGCGCCTCGTGCGAGGCGAAGAACTCCACCGTGCGGAACTCCGCGGGATCGGTGCCGCACGCCTCCATGAAGTTGAGGGCGTTGTCGATCTCGCGGGCGAGCTGCTCGTAGCGCTGCCCGGACGGGGAGGACTTCACGAAGTCCTGGTTCCAGGCGTGCACCTGGCGCAGGTCCGCGTAGCCACCGGTGGTGAAGGCGCGCACCAGGTTGAGCGTGGCCGCGGAGGCGTTGTACATCCGCTTCAGCCGCTCGGGGTCCGGGACACGGGCCGCTTCGGTGAAGTCAAAGCCGTTGACGGAGTCGCCGCGGTAGGTCGGCAGCGTCAGGCCGTCACGGGTCTCGGTCGGCTTGGAACGCGGCTTCGAGTACTGGCCCGCGATACGGCCGACCTTCACCACGGGCACGGATGCCGCGTAGGTGAGGACCGCCCCCATCTGGAGCAGGGTCTTCAGCTTGGCACGGATGTCGTCGGCGCCCACGGCTTCGAAGGACTCGGCACAGTCGCCGCCCTGGAGAAGGAATGCCTCTCCGCGGGCGACGGCCGCCATCCGGGCGCGCAGTTGGTCGCACTCCCCCGCGAAGACCAGCGGGGGGTAGCTCTCCAGCTCGGCGACGACCCCGCGAAGAGCTTCGGGATCGGGATACTCGGGCTGCTGCGCGGCAGGCAGGTTTCGCCAGGTGGGCACCGGGGCAGCTGAGCTCTCAACGTTCATCGTCACGCTCTTTAGGTTACGACGTTGCCGGGCCGTACTCCCCGGCCGCTCACACTCTGGACAGCGATCCTCCCGGCTTCCGACCGCCTCCATGGGAGCACGGGCGTGCGATGGGGCGGATGGGGCGCGACTTTGGCGCATCTTCCGGGCGCGAGGTGGTTTTGGTCACAGCCGTTCGGCGCGACCCCCCGTGCGCTACAGTTCCCGGCGTGACCGCACATGTGCAGCAGAACTGGTGGTGGACCGCTCACTCGGCGGCCCACTGACTGCGCACGGCGCAATCGGATTTCACACAGGCCGCCCGAGGGGCGGCCTTCGGTGTTTCCGCAGTGAAACCGGCCGTTCCTCCTCCCTCTCACTGGAAGGAACAGCCCGGATGGCAACCGCCGCGACCCCCGTGCACAACCTCGCCCGGCTCCTCGACGACGACTGTCCGCCCTTCGCCCTGCTGCGCAGACGCACCCCCGGTCACGATCAGGACCTGGTGGAGGTACTGATCGGCTCGGTGCGGGAGGTCGAAACCCTCGCCGAGATCCCGGTCTCAACGCGCCCCTCCCTCGCACTGGTCCCGTTCCGGCAGATCGCTGAGCGCGGCTTCGAGGTCCACGACGACGGGACGCCACTGAGCGTGCTGATCGCGGACGAGTCCTGGGCGCTTCCGCTCGACGAGGCACTGCGGACGCTGCCCGCGCACGCGGTGACCGTCGCATCGGGCGCCTTCGACATCGGGGACGCCGAGTACGCCGATGTCGTGCGCCGGGTGATCGAGGACGAGATCGGACAGGGCGAGGGGGCGAACTTCGTGATCCGCCGCACCTTCACCGGTGAGATCCCCGGGTTCGGACGGGCGGACGCACTGGCCCTGTTCCGACGGTTGCTGGCCGGGGAGCGCGGCGCGTACTGGACCTTCGTGGTGCACACCGGGGAGCGCACGCTGGTCGGTGCCAGCCCGGAAGTGCACGTGCGGATGAGCGGCGAGACCGTGGTGATGAATCCGATCAGCGGCACGTTCCGCTATCCGCCCGAGGGTCCCGACCCCGAAGCGCTGCTGCGCTTCCTCGACGACGCCAAGGAGCGCGATGAACTGTCGATGGTCGTCGACGAGGAACTGAAGATGATGTGCACCGTCGGCGACCGGGGCGGGGTCGTCGTCGGCCCGCGGCTCAAGGAGATGGCGCACCTCGCCCACACCGAGTACGAACTGCGCGGTCGCTCCTCGCTGGATGTGCGCGAGGTGCTGAAGGAGACGATGTTCGCGGCGACGGTCACCGGATCGCCGGTGCAGAACGCCTGTCGGGTCATCCGCCGGTACGAGGCGGGGGGTCGCGGCTACTACGCGGGCGCGCTCGCCCTCCTCGGCGTCGACGCGGGAGGGCAGCAGACGCTGGACTCCCCCATCGCGATCCGCACGGCCGACATCTCCGCCGAAGGTCGGGTGCGGGTGGCGGTCGGAGCCACGCTGGTGCGCCATTCGGACCCCTTGGCCGAGGTGGCCGAGACGCATGCCAAAGCGGCCGGGGTGCTCGCGGCGCTCGGCGTGGGCCCGCAGCGCCGCGAGGCGGGACCCGAGCGCCCCCGGCTGGCCGACGACCCCCGGGTACAGGCGGCCCTGAAATCCCGGCGGGCATCGCTCGCCCCGTTCTGGCTGCGGATGCAGGAGCGCGCTGCCGAGCCCACGGGGCACGCCCTGATGATCGACGGCGAGGACACCTTCACCGCGATGCTGTCGCATCTGCTGCGCTCCACTGGGTTGGAGGTCACCGTGCGGCGCTTCGACGAGCCGGGGCTGCGGGAAGCGGCACTGGCCCACCCGGGACCGGTGGTGCTGGGCCCGGGGCCGGGCGATCCCACCGATGCGTCCGACCCGAAGATGCAGGTGCTGCGGGCGCTGACGACCGAGCTGCTGGCGGGCCCTCCCCGTGGGCTGCTGGGCGTGTGTCTGGGACACGAGCTGATCGCCGCGGAGCTGGGCTTGCCGGTCGTACGGAAGGCGGAGCCGTACCAGGGCGCACAGGAGCGCGTCGAACTGTTCGGACACGAGAGGACCGTCGGCTTCTACAACAGTTTCACCGCCCGGTGCGACGACCGGATGGCCGCGGAACTCATGGGGCGGGGTGTGGAGACGGCACGTGATCCACTGACCGGGGACGTCCATGCGATGCGGGCGGCCACCTTCGCCTCGGTGCAGTTCCATCCCGAGTCGGTGCTGACCCTGGACGGCCCGGCGGTGGTCGCGGAGTTGTTGGCGGCCACGGCGCTGCCACGCGGCTGATGGCCCGGGGTGCGGGGGCGTCCCCGGCGGCCCCGCACCCGCGTCCGCCGGATGAGTCCGTCTCCGGATCGGCCCGTCTGCCGGACGTCCTTCTGTCGGATCAGCCCGCCTTGGGCACGAGGAAGTTCTCGCTGCGCCGACCGGCCACGTAGTCATTGACGTTCTGTACGGTCGCGGCGACGATCTGGCCCACCGCGTCCTTCGTGTAGTACGCCTGGTGCGAGGTGACGAGGACGTGGGGGAAGGTGACCAGTCGGGCCAGGGTGTCGTCCTCGATGGGCTCCAAGGACTTGTCGAGGAAGAAGAGCCCGGCCTCCGCCTCGTACACATCGAGCCCCACGCCGGTGAACCTGCCCTTGCGCAACTCGCCCACCAGGGCTTCCGTGTCGATCAGTCCACCGCGGCTGGAGTTGACGAGGATGGCGTCGTCCTTCATGGCGCGCAGCGCGTCCCGGCCGATCAGATGGTGGGTGGCGGGCAGCAGGGGCACATGGAGACTGACGAGGTCGGCGGACGCGAGCAGTTCGTCCTTGTCGACGTACCGCATGCCGAGTTCGACGCAGGCCGGGTTCTCCGTGATGTCCCAGCCCAATAGGTTCATTCCACAGCCATGGGCGATTCGGGTGAATGCCTCACCGATCTTTCCGGTGCCGATCACTCCGGCCGTCCGACCGTGAAGATCACGTCCCATGAGTCCGTCGAGACGAAAGTCGAAATCGCGGGTGCGGGCGGAGGCACGAACAATTCTGCGGTTGACCGCCATGGCCAGCGTCCAGGCGAACTCGGCCACGGAGTAGGGCGAGTAGAAGGAGACCCGGGCAATGGTCAAACCCAGCCGCTCGGCCACTTCAAGATCGATATTATTGAATCCTGTGGAACGTTGAGCGATCATGGTGGTTCCGCCGACCGCCAGGGTTTGCAGCACTCGACCACTGAGGTTGGCGTTGACGCTCGTGGAGATCGTTTCATAGCCGGCGGCGATGGGAGCCGTGTCCTGCGTGAGGAAAACCTCCACGCAGCGGACGTCATGGAGTCCTGCAAATGCCCGCTCGATCAGGGGTTTCTCATCCGCCTGCACCCCGAAGGCAAGGATGTCCACGACTTCCTCCAGGAATGAGAGCTGCGGGCCGGATATCGCGAAGGGTCCAGATATCGCGAATATACGACCCGCAGCCCGGTGGCGCCGTTCAGCGTTGTGGATCAGCCGAAGAACACTCCGGCTTCCTCGTAGAGCTTCGGGTCGACGGTCTTGAGCTTGGAGGTCGCGTCCACGATCGGGACCCGGACGATGTCGGTGCCCTGGAGGGCGACCATCTTGCCGAAGTCGCCGTCCCGCACCGCGTCGATCGCGTGCAGCCCGAAGCGGGTCGCCAGCCAGCGGTCGAAGGCACTGGGTGTGCCCCCGCGCTGAACATGGCCGAGAACCGTCGTACGAGCCTCCTTGCCCGTACGGGCCTCGATCTGCTTCGACAACCACTCGCCGACTCCGGAGAGCCGCACATGGCCGAAGGAGTCGAGTGAGCCGTCCTTGAGCACCGCATCGCCGTCCTTGGGCATGGCGCCCTCGGCGACCACGACGATCGGGGCATAGGTGGCTCTGAAACGCGAGGTCACCCACTTGCAGACCTGGTCGACGTCGAAGCGCTGCTCCGGGATGAGGATGACGTTCGCTCCACCCGCGAGACCCGAGTGGAGCGCGATCCACCCTGCGTGCCGGCCCATCACCTCCACCACGAGCACGCGCATGTGCGACTCGGCCGTGGTGTGCAGTCGGTCGATCGCCTCGGTGGCGATGCCGACTGCGGTATCGAATCCAAAGGTGTAGTCGGTGGCGGAAAGATCATTGTCGATGGTCTTCGGGACCCCGACACAGGGAATTCCGTACTCGCCCGAGAGCGTTGTCGCGACGCCGAGGGTGTCCTCGCCGCCAATTGCGATCAGTGCATCGACCTCGTGCTTTGCAAGATTTTCCTTGATCCGCCGAACACCGTCTTCTGCTTTGAGCGGGTTGGTGCGGGAGGAGCCGAGAATGGTGCCACCGCGAGGCAGAATGCCGCGAACTGCCGCGATGTCGAGCGGGATCGTGTCACCTTCGAGCGGTCCGCGCCATCCATCGCGGAAACCGACGAACTCGTACGCGTACTCCTGAATGCCCTTCCGGACAGCGCCACGGATGACGGCGTTGAGGCCGGGGCAGTCGCCGCCCCCGGTCAGTACTCCTACGCGCATGGATACTTCCCTTCGCCTGAATGGGCCCCAAAACCGTCTTCTGCTGGGGGGCCCAGAACGGCAACGCTAGTGGTGAAACGCGTCACCGTGGGATGCGAGGGATAGCCAATTCCCGCGCGAATTAAGGCCGTTGAAGCACTGCATAGAGGAGCTTTTTCACTCTTACGAGCGGGGTGGTGCTCGCACGCCCACCACCACCCGGGCGTGGATAGGGCGCACGCCGGCGGGCGAACGAGATCACAGCGCGCAAAGGGAGGCAAGAAGGGCGGCCTGCCCCGGGGTCACGACGCCCGGCGCGGCGGTTGCCGAAACGCGCCACCGAAACGGCAGTGCGGCGCCCCCGTCCAGGGACGCCGCACCGATGCGGAGAAGGTCTGCCGGGCGCGCCGGAGCGCTCACAGGCCCGGCACGGCCATGGAGGCTACCGACGACCGCCTCGGGGGGTACGGAAGCTGCCCGGGTGTCCGGGGCTGTCGGGGCCGTCCGGGGTGTCGATGCCACGCTCTATCGCATAGCGCACCAGTTCCACCCGGTTGTGCAGTTGCAGCTTGCCCAGGGTGTTCTGGACATGGTTCTGCACCGTGCGGTGCGAGATGACCAGCCGCTCCGCGATCTGCTTGTACGAGAGCCCCTTGGCGACCAGCCGCAGCACCTCGGTCTCCCGGTCGGTCAGCTGCGGAGCCTTGGGCTCGTCCGCCCCCGCCGCGGGGACGGGCTCCGTGGCCAGCCTGCGGTACTCGCCGAGCACCAGCCCGGCCAGGCCCGGGGTGAAGACCGCGTCGCCGACGGCCGTCCGGCGCACGGCATCGGTCAGCTCCTGTGTGCTCGCGGACTTCAGCAGATAGCCCGTCGCACCCGACTTCACCGCCTCCAACACATCCGCGTGCTCACCACTGGCCGACAGCACCAGCACCCGCACCCCCGGCAGCGCCCCGACCACTTCCTTGCACACCTGCACTCCGGGGAGTTCGGGAAGGTTGAGATCGAGTACGAGGACGTCCGGCACGGTCGCCTTGGCGCGGTGCACCGCCTGTCGGCCGTCACCGGCCGTGGCCACCACGTCGAACCCGGCCGCAGCCAGATCGCGGGCGACCGCGTCCCGCCACATCGGATGGTCGTCGACGACCATCACCCTGACCGTCTGCTCTTCCGTCATCTCCCGCTGCCTTCCCCCGTCGAACTTCATCGCTCTCGGTGAACTCATCGCTCTCGGTGAATTGATCGATCCTGTGCAATCAAGCGAAAAAGCGCAATGAAGGGGACGAAGGATCTACGGGCTGCGGTTCGCCCGGATGCGCGACGCCCTTCATTCCTCGGGCGGCATGCCCGGTCAACGTCATCGCTGGCGTGGCACCTTCAACTCGACCTCCGTCCCCTGCCCCGGTACGGAGAGCAGTTCGGCCGTGCCTCCGAGATCGCGCAACCGACCGCGGATGGACTGGGCGACGCCCAGCCTGCCCTCCCCCTCGGCCTGGGCGAGACGGCCCTCCGGAATGCCGGGGCCGTCGTCCCGAACGGTGACGATCACCTCGTCCGTCCAGTCCTCCACCAGGATCCAGGCATTGGCGTCCGCTCCCGCGTGGCGCCGCACATTGTCCAGGGCGGCACCGACTGCGGCCGTCAGTTCGGCCGCGGCCAGGGCCGGGAGCTGCACCGGCGCGCCCGGCTCCGACAAGGTCACCTGAGGGCCCGCGTAGCGTGCGAGAAGGGAGCGCACATCGCACTCGTGGGCGGACTCGTCGTAGTCCTCGCCGCCCAGGACGTACTCGGTCGTCGCTGCCCCCCCTGCCGCCGTTGCCCCGCCAGATCCGCCAGCTTCGGCGGCCCCCGGGCGGGTGACGGGCACGAGGCCACGGGAGACCAGGGTGCGCAGGGCGATCTCCTGTTCCCCCGCCATCCGACCCAACTCGGCCGCTTCGCCGCCCAGGGCCGTACCGCGCCGCTGCACCATCGCCAGCACCTGGAGCACCCCGTCGTGGATGTCGCGGGCGAGCCGCTCCCGCTCCCGGGTCACCGCCTCGATCTCCAGTGCTCGGGCCAGGGTGCGTTCCGATGCCCGCGCGACCTCGACCACATAGCCGATGGCTATCGAAGCGACCCAGACCAGGAGCACATTGTGGAAGGTGTCGCGGCTGGGTTCGGCGCGCTCGACGATGTTGGCGACGGCGACCAGGGAGGAGGCGAAGCCCGCCCACCGCCAGCCGCCCTTGATGGCGAAGGCCAGTACGGAGCCCGCGGTCCAGATCGACGGCAGGGTGGGCCCGTCGACGTGGGGTGCGTCCACGTCGGCGAGGGGAGTGATCAGGATGCCGGTGAGGGCGATGGTGAGGTCCACGCCCAGGAACCGCTTGGTGCAGCGGGTGGCGTTGGAGACCTGGGGCAGGGTGGCCAGGGTCCAGATCGCCAGAACCGACAGAAAGGCGAAGGCCACCCAGGGGCGCTCGAAGTCGTCCGGGGTGAAGGCGAAGAGGAGTATCGCGTACACCATCGTCAGGACCCGGTAGCCGGCGAGCGCGCGCCACAGGGGCAACTCGACCGACATCCGTCCGACCTGTCGGGCCTTCGTGCCCCCAGGTCCCCCAGCAGCCTCAGTGCCCGCAGTGGGCTGGGTGTGCGCACCCTGTCCAGCCATGTCCCCCACCCCCGATCAACGACAGCGCTACTACGCTGCCGGCGGTCTGTCCGTGTGTTCGACGTCATCGGCCGGAGCGGCCTGCTCCACGGCCGGCGCCTTCTCCCGGGCCTTGTTCCCCTCGGCCGCCTTCGCCGCCGCCTTGGCCGCCTTCTCCGCCTCCGCGATCTCCCGCTTGGCGACGGTGGCGTAGATGTCGACGTACTCCTGCCCGGAGAGCTTCATGATCTCGTACATGACCTCGTCGGTCAGTGAACGCAGAATGTAGCGGTCCTCCTCCAGGCCCTGATAGCGGCTGAAGTCGAGCGGCTTGCCGATCCGGATGCCCGGCCGCATCAGCCTGGGCACGACCTTGCCGGGCGGCTGGATCTTCTCCGTGTCGATCATGGCGATGGGGATCACCGGCGCACCGGTGGCGAGCGCCACCCGGCCGAGGCCACCGGGCTTGCCGCGGTAGAGCCTGCCGTCAGGGGAGCGCGTGCCCTCGGGGTAGATGCCGAAGAGATCGCCGCGCTCCACCACCTCGATACCGGCCCTGACCGCCGCCTGACCCGCGCCCCGCCCACCGGACCGGTCGACCGGGAGCTGTCCCACACCCTTGAAGAAGGCGGCGGTGAGCCGACCCTTGACCCCTGGCGAGGTGAAGTACTCCGCCTTCGCGATGAAGGTGACCTTCCGGTCGAGGACCGCCGGCAGGAAGAAGGAGTCGGAGAAGGAGAGATGGTTGCTCGCGAGGATCGCCGGGCCATCGGCGGGAATGTTCTCCAGACCCTCCACCCAGGGTCTGAAGGCAAGCTTCAGCGAGCCTCCGATGGAGAACTTCATTGCGCCGTAGATCAACTCGAATGCCTCCTGTTGCTGTCGAACAGACCTTAACCCGACGTGACCACGGGGCCGGCGCATCCCCCGCGCCGGTGGACTTATGGACCTGGTCGGTGTCAGTCCGGTCGCGTACGGTGAGATGCACCCCCTTCGATGCTTCATGCCACAGAACAGGAGACCCCGGTGCCGGTCCTTCCCGGAGCCGAGCCCTACCGCCATGAAGGCGGCGAGGTCGGCGTCCTTCTCTGCCACGGATTCACCGGTTCACCGCAGTCGTTGCGTCCCTGGGCGGAGTTCCTGGCCGAGCGAGGGTTGACCGTTTCCCTGCCGCTGCTCCCCGGCCATGGCACGCGCTGGCAGGACATGCAGATCACCGGGTGGCAGGACTGGTACGCGGAGGTGGACCGGGAGCTGCGCGAACTGCTCT
Coding sequences within:
- a CDS encoding 2-hydroxyacid dehydrogenase; amino-acid sequence: MDILAFGVQADEKPLIERAFAGLHDVRCVEVFLTQDTAPIAAGYETISTSVNANLSGRVLQTLAVGGTTMIAQRSTGFNNIDLEVAERLGLTIARVSFYSPYSVAEFAWTLAMAVNRRIVRASARTRDFDFRLDGLMGRDLHGRTAGVIGTGKIGEAFTRIAHGCGMNLLGWDITENPACVELGMRYVDKDELLASADLVSLHVPLLPATHHLIGRDALRAMKDDAILVNSSRGGLIDTEALVGELRKGRFTGVGLDVYEAEAGLFFLDKSLEPIEDDTLARLVTFPHVLVTSHQAYYTKDAVGQIVAATVQNVNDYVAGRRSENFLVPKAG
- a CDS encoding 6-phosphofructokinase, with the translated sequence MRVGVLTGGGDCPGLNAVIRGAVRKGIQEYAYEFVGFRDGWRGPLEGDTIPLDIAAVRGILPRGGTILGSSRTNPLKAEDGVRRIKENLAKHEVDALIAIGGEDTLGVATTLSGEYGIPCVGVPKTIDNDLSATDYTFGFDTAVGIATEAIDRLHTTAESHMRVLVVEVMGRHAGWIALHSGLAGGANVILIPEQRFDVDQVCKWVTSRFRATYAPIVVVAEGAMPKDGDAVLKDGSLDSFGHVRLSGVGEWLSKQIEARTGKEARTTVLGHVQRGGTPSAFDRWLATRFGLHAIDAVRDGDFGKMVALQGTDIVRVPIVDATSKLKTVDPKLYEEAGVFFG
- a CDS encoding response regulator transcription factor, whose protein sequence is MTEEQTVRVMVVDDHPMWRDAVARDLAAAGFDVVATAGDGRQAVHRAKATVPDVLVLDLNLPELPGVQVCKEVVGALPGVRVLVLSASGEHADVLEAVKSGATGYLLKSASTQELTDAVRRTAVGDAVFTPGLAGLVLGEYRRLATEPVPAAGADEPKAPQLTDRETEVLRLVAKGLSYKQIAERLVISHRTVQNHVQNTLGKLQLHNRVELVRYAIERGIDTPDGPDSPGHPGSFRTPRGGRR
- the macS gene encoding MacS family sensor histidine kinase; its protein translation is MSVELPLWRALAGYRVLTMVYAILLFAFTPDDFERPWVAFAFLSVLAIWTLATLPQVSNATRCTKRFLGVDLTIALTGILITPLADVDAPHVDGPTLPSIWTAGSVLAFAIKGGWRWAGFASSLVAVANIVERAEPSRDTFHNVLLVWVASIAIGYVVEVARASERTLARALEIEAVTRERERLARDIHDGVLQVLAMVQRRGTALGGEAAELGRMAGEQEIALRTLVSRGLVPVTRPGAAEAGGSGGATAAGGAATTEYVLGGEDYDESAHECDVRSLLARYAGPQVTLSEPGAPVQLPALAAAELTAAVGAALDNVRRHAGADANAWILVEDWTDEVIVTVRDDGPGIPEGRLAQAEGEGRLGVAQSIRGRLRDLGGTAELLSVPGQGTEVELKVPRQR
- a CDS encoding lysophospholipid acyltransferase family protein, translated to MKFSIGGSLKLAFRPWVEGLENIPADGPAILASNHLSFSDSFFLPAVLDRKVTFIAKAEYFTSPGVKGRLTAAFFKGVGQLPVDRSGGRGAGQAAVRAGIEVVERGDLFGIYPEGTRSPDGRLYRGKPGGLGRVALATGAPVIPIAMIDTEKIQPPGKVVPRLMRPGIRIGKPLDFSRYQGLEEDRYILRSLTDEVMYEIMKLSGQEYVDIYATVAKREIAEAEKAAKAAAKAAEGNKAREKAPAVEQAAPADDVEHTDRPPAA